From Myxococcales bacterium, the proteins below share one genomic window:
- a CDS encoding zinc-ribbon domain-containing protein, giving the protein MHVQCESCATQYEFDDALVSGRGTTVKCSNCGYQFKVRKAGTDDQWLVTTADGSTFVYGSLRELQRAILSRQIDVSDLLERGGVAPRPIGQIAELAPFFDEKRRLSSVAPEADGPATERSVTPPPERPVAVDPDRTAATPARLLEEHLAATRTPVPPPPVAVPPIFATPGVPTLPGAGASPLASTLAMAPIRPRVGTEPDFLAHVPSPRSLEDLDGDDLPTRLADAPEPPGQASAPARIDTPYEPKVELAPEVSALPAPRDAWRSSVDSAAPMDRPIEVTSPLPPPARRIEAGPEEWTDSGVPRASKPRRSVGGLVVAAVVVLGIGGLAAYYVRTHPSEKVAVALDPKAEAFLAAGEKALTDGELDRAKENLDKASVLAEKHPRLLLGYAKLATARADVAWIQVLVAPDPGAVQPKARELAAAALESTDAALATAPDDPSVLRARIDALRASGQVDKARALVAKITSQGNQAETAYVLATLDMASPDPVWSTVLQRLRLAASSEGAGGRARAALVVALVRAGDLEGARGEVARLEAGAAGHPLVAPLRAYVDRSKGAPAASVASAEDGGVAGVDVSSLKALGAGAPTDPRVLVSQAEIARSHGKLDVAKRLYELALQKNPTDSEALTGLAHVAHAQRDVGTAKDAYKRALSQNPSYVPALVGLADVEWESGDRAAAQKSYREIVERFPESAYPMRVKVRADGQGPAAPQASAAPTASAPTTPAASTPPSDPPPQAPSAAPVPPAPSPKPEEPNP; this is encoded by the coding sequence ATGCACGTCCAGTGTGAGAGCTGCGCCACCCAGTACGAGTTCGACGACGCGCTCGTGAGCGGGAGAGGCACGACCGTCAAGTGCTCGAACTGCGGATACCAGTTCAAGGTGCGCAAGGCCGGGACCGACGATCAATGGCTCGTGACCACCGCCGACGGATCGACGTTCGTCTACGGCTCGTTGCGAGAGCTCCAGCGCGCCATTCTCTCGCGTCAGATCGACGTCAGCGACCTCCTCGAGCGGGGTGGGGTCGCTCCTCGCCCCATCGGGCAAATTGCCGAGCTTGCTCCCTTTTTCGACGAAAAGCGTCGGCTGTCGAGTGTCGCCCCCGAGGCCGACGGCCCGGCCACCGAGCGATCGGTGACGCCTCCTCCCGAGCGCCCCGTCGCGGTCGATCCCGACCGCACGGCCGCCACCCCGGCGCGCCTGCTCGAAGAGCACCTCGCCGCCACGCGGACCCCGGTGCCGCCCCCGCCGGTCGCGGTTCCCCCGATCTTCGCGACCCCTGGAGTGCCTACGCTTCCGGGCGCCGGCGCTTCGCCGCTGGCGTCCACGCTCGCGATGGCGCCGATCCGCCCCCGCGTGGGGACCGAGCCCGACTTTCTCGCCCACGTGCCGTCTCCTCGAAGCCTCGAGGATCTCGACGGCGACGACCTCCCCACGCGGCTCGCCGATGCCCCAGAGCCCCCGGGGCAGGCCTCCGCGCCGGCGCGCATCGACACGCCGTACGAGCCGAAGGTGGAGCTCGCCCCGGAGGTCTCGGCGCTCCCCGCTCCGCGTGACGCGTGGCGATCGTCGGTGGATTCCGCGGCGCCGATGGACCGCCCGATCGAGGTGACCTCGCCGCTCCCCCCGCCGGCTCGTCGCATCGAGGCGGGCCCCGAAGAGTGGACGGACTCGGGCGTGCCTCGCGCCTCCAAGCCGCGACGCTCGGTCGGCGGCCTCGTCGTCGCGGCGGTCGTGGTGCTCGGCATCGGCGGTCTCGCGGCGTACTACGTCCGCACGCACCCGTCCGAGAAGGTCGCCGTCGCGCTCGACCCCAAGGCCGAAGCGTTCCTCGCGGCGGGCGAAAAGGCCCTCACGGACGGCGAGCTCGATCGCGCGAAAGAGAACCTCGACAAAGCGAGCGTGCTCGCCGAAAAACATCCTCGGCTCCTCCTCGGGTACGCGAAGCTCGCCACCGCCCGGGCGGACGTCGCATGGATCCAGGTGCTCGTCGCGCCCGACCCGGGGGCGGTGCAACCGAAGGCGCGCGAGCTCGCAGCTGCAGCGCTCGAGTCGACGGACGCCGCGCTCGCCACGGCCCCCGACGACCCGTCGGTGCTCCGCGCGAGAATCGACGCCCTCCGCGCGAGCGGTCAGGTCGACAAAGCCCGCGCGCTCGTCGCGAAGATCACCTCGCAAGGGAACCAAGCCGAGACGGCCTACGTGCTCGCGACGCTCGACATGGCGAGCCCCGATCCCGTCTGGAGCACGGTTCTCCAGCGCCTTCGCCTCGCCGCTTCGTCGGAGGGAGCAGGGGGGCGCGCTCGTGCCGCGCTCGTGGTCGCCCTCGTCCGCGCAGGCGATCTCGAGGGTGCTCGCGGAGAGGTCGCGCGCCTCGAGGCCGGGGCCGCCGGTCACCCGCTCGTCGCGCCCCTCCGTGCCTACGTCGATCGTTCCAAGGGAGCTCCTGCCGCTTCCGTCGCGAGCGCCGAGGACGGCGGCGTCGCGGGGGTCGACGTGAGCAGCCTCAAGGCGCTCGGCGCGGGCGCACCTACCGATCCGCGTGTGCTCGTGTCGCAGGCCGAGATCGCGCGGAGCCACGGCAAGCTCGACGTGGCGAAGCGCCTCTACGAGCTGGCTCTCCAGAAGAACCCCACCGACTCCGAGGCCCTCACGGGGCTCGCGCACGTGGCTCACGCGCAGCGCGACGTCGGCACCGCGAAGGACGCCTACAAGCGCGCCCTTTCGCAGAACCCAAGCTACGTCCCCGCGCTCGTCGGTCTCGCCGACGTCGAGTGGGAGTCCGGGGATCGCGCGGCCGCGCAGAAGAGCTACCGAGAGATCGTCGAACGCTTCCCGGAGAGCGCCTACCCGATGCGCGTGAAGGTCCGCGCGGATGGTCAAGGCCCTGCGGCTCCGCAAGCGAGCGCGGCACCCACGGCGTCTGCGCCCACCACGCCGGCCGCATCCACCCCACCTTCCGACCCGCCCCCCCAAGCCCCCTCGGCAGCGCCGGTTCCCCCCGCCCCGTCACCCAAACCGGAGGAGCCAAATCCTTGA
- a CDS encoding M23 family metallopeptidase, with protein sequence MPPSHSPPKTSGFRAWLVAAAALLVLASGGYGRAHTGRTPPRAPEASEGAPEASPCPQGTLPDEGACVRAEALDTSEGAEKEAAPNGHHDRSGRWAIYEQIPKLPERPAAYEAYRYPVQPGLPGGKYVVSGYDLDQPDERQRRGRTLSHVGHGGLDLPQTKGAPVVLVALEHQQGDAEVLFTGRLFGTTVITRHTVREGGRTREYLVLFGHLDSIAPSVSPGVRLPEGAPVGGVGDTGSPQLVHLHLEVRRVREGVDLTKIAGGGALIAESVSVVCDPRNVLPLQ encoded by the coding sequence ATGCCCCCTTCGCATTCTCCTCCGAAGACGTCCGGGTTCCGAGCATGGCTCGTCGCTGCCGCAGCCCTGCTCGTGCTGGCATCCGGGGGGTACGGGCGCGCGCACACGGGACGGACTCCCCCCCGCGCGCCCGAAGCTTCGGAGGGGGCTCCCGAGGCGTCGCCTTGCCCGCAAGGAACGCTGCCCGACGAGGGCGCGTGCGTCCGAGCGGAGGCCCTCGACACGAGTGAGGGCGCCGAGAAAGAGGCGGCACCGAATGGCCACCACGATCGCTCGGGTCGATGGGCGATTTACGAACAAATTCCAAAACTTCCAGAGAGACCGGCGGCCTACGAGGCCTACCGCTACCCCGTCCAACCGGGGCTGCCCGGGGGCAAGTACGTCGTGAGCGGATACGATCTCGACCAACCGGACGAGCGGCAGCGAAGAGGTCGAACCCTGAGCCATGTCGGGCACGGAGGCCTCGATTTGCCGCAGACGAAAGGGGCGCCGGTCGTGCTCGTGGCGCTCGAGCACCAACAGGGAGACGCCGAGGTCCTCTTCACCGGGCGCCTCTTCGGCACGACGGTGATCACGCGGCACACGGTGCGCGAGGGCGGCAGGACGCGAGAGTACCTCGTGCTCTTCGGTCACCTCGACTCGATCGCCCCTTCCGTCTCGCCGGGCGTCCGCCTCCCCGAGGGCGCTCCGGTGGGAGGGGTCGGTGACACCGGCTCGCCCCAGCTCGTGCACCTCCACCTCGAGGTCCGGCGGGTACGCGAGGGCGTCGATCTGACCAAGATCGCCGGTGGGGGGGCGCTCATCGCCGAGAGCGTGAGCGTGGTCTGCGACCCCAGAAACGTCCTTCCGTTGCAGTGA
- a CDS encoding protein kinase, with amino-acid sequence MIGRSLEGRYTIVSKLGAGSMGTVYRAKQHTMGREVAIKILRSDRALDESAKARFLREARANSLLASPNTVTVFDFGQSKTGELYLAMELLDGESLGQRLTRVGRLAVDAAIDTARQALRSLGEAHAKGIVHRDLKPDNLFFAKVLSGALIGDDSRTTTRHEEIVKVVDFGIAKMLREGDGPMNVVETQAGTVFGTPRYMSPEQAQGKPLDARSDLYSLGVILYQMLTGRPPFTDDDAIVVMARHIKTPPKLPTEVCPEADIPKEVEAAVMRALAKDPSDRPENAEAMAAELLAAAEATLAGTSGVRAMLTNAAGIPVPDSMRPPAMSVPPPPVAPAVAASASSRDGRGTAWFVAIGLGVVGIGVAAYLIASSSPKATVVPPVPSASAKAPTTVKTAPAASHSGAPTISVDSLPLVGQKPTASAPATTSATVAPPPTMTPAAAPSTTAKKPAPTPPSKPSAAPAPSATSKYGTLDP; translated from the coding sequence ATGATCGGCCGCAGCCTGGAGGGGCGGTACACCATCGTGTCGAAGCTCGGCGCGGGCTCGATGGGCACCGTCTACCGAGCCAAGCAGCACACGATGGGTCGCGAGGTCGCGATCAAGATCTTGCGCAGCGACAGGGCCCTCGACGAGTCGGCGAAGGCGCGTTTTCTGCGGGAAGCCCGGGCGAACAGCCTCCTCGCCTCGCCCAACACGGTCACCGTCTTCGACTTCGGCCAGAGCAAGACCGGCGAGCTCTACCTCGCGATGGAGCTCCTCGACGGCGAGTCGCTCGGGCAACGGCTCACGCGCGTCGGTCGCCTGGCCGTCGACGCCGCCATCGACACGGCTCGGCAAGCGCTCCGCTCGCTCGGCGAGGCCCACGCCAAAGGCATCGTCCACCGCGATCTGAAGCCCGACAACCTGTTCTTCGCCAAGGTGCTCTCGGGCGCGCTCATCGGCGACGACTCCCGGACGACGACCCGTCACGAGGAGATCGTCAAGGTCGTGGACTTCGGGATCGCGAAGATGCTCCGCGAGGGGGACGGCCCCATGAACGTGGTCGAGACCCAGGCCGGCACGGTCTTCGGGACGCCCCGGTACATGTCGCCGGAGCAGGCGCAGGGCAAGCCGCTCGACGCGCGCAGCGACCTCTACTCGCTCGGCGTGATCCTCTACCAAATGCTCACCGGCCGTCCGCCCTTCACGGACGACGACGCCATCGTGGTCATGGCGCGGCACATCAAGACGCCGCCCAAGCTCCCGACGGAGGTGTGCCCGGAGGCGGACATCCCGAAGGAGGTCGAGGCCGCCGTCATGCGCGCGCTCGCCAAGGACCCTTCGGACCGGCCCGAGAACGCCGAGGCCATGGCGGCCGAGCTGCTCGCGGCCGCCGAAGCGACCCTCGCGGGGACGAGCGGGGTGCGTGCGATGCTCACGAACGCCGCAGGAATCCCCGTTCCGGACTCGATGCGGCCTCCGGCGATGTCCGTGCCCCCTCCCCCGGTGGCGCCCGCCGTCGCGGCGTCCGCTTCGTCGCGCGACGGTCGCGGGACGGCGTGGTTCGTCGCCATCGGCCTCGGAGTCGTGGGGATCGGCGTCGCAGCCTACCTCATCGCTTCGAGCTCCCCGAAGGCGACCGTGGTGCCTCCTGTCCCTTCGGCATCGGCCAAGGCCCCCACGACGGTCAAGACCGCGCCCGCGGCCTCGCACTCGGGAGCCCCCACCATCTCGGTCGATTCTCTGCCGCTGGTCGGTCAGAAACCAACGGCGTCGGCTCCGGCGACCACTTCCGCGACCGTGGCGCCCCCACCGACCATGACCCCCGCGGCCGCCCCCTCGACGACGGCGAAAAAGCCCGCTCCGACGCCTCCGAGCAAACCCTCGGCCGCACCTGCCCCGTCGGCGACCTCGAAGTACGGCACGCTCGACCCCTGA
- a CDS encoding HEAT repeat domain-containing protein, producing MATKLDELFLAERTVRRLHAELASQGKKLVPEIAKRTRAALEEGDTDDAAATLVRLSVLLGEIEGPEAVDLLVDILGGESAEARAVAGEELENIAFERFKEVALGIERALARLPKDSPALTELPYLLAEVAEPGCVKLLGKFLAHSEGEVVASAIEALAELGDPTAAPLLAPLVRDGRQVEVDDEAEGLLVTIGELAHEARELLGEVETKQSGGKPPRR from the coding sequence ATGGCGACGAAACTCGACGAGCTCTTCCTGGCCGAACGCACCGTGAGGCGACTTCATGCCGAGCTGGCCTCGCAAGGCAAGAAGCTGGTCCCCGAAATCGCGAAGCGGACGCGCGCCGCGCTCGAAGAGGGCGACACGGACGACGCGGCCGCCACTCTCGTCCGTCTCTCCGTGTTGCTCGGCGAAATCGAGGGGCCCGAGGCCGTCGATCTCCTCGTCGACATCCTGGGCGGCGAGAGCGCCGAAGCCCGAGCCGTCGCCGGGGAGGAGCTCGAGAACATCGCCTTCGAGAGGTTCAAAGAGGTGGCTCTCGGCATCGAGCGCGCGCTCGCACGGCTCCCGAAGGACAGCCCCGCCTTGACCGAGCTGCCCTACCTCCTCGCCGAGGTCGCCGAGCCGGGCTGCGTGAAGCTGCTCGGCAAGTTCCTCGCTCACTCGGAGGGCGAGGTCGTGGCCTCGGCCATCGAGGCTCTTGCGGAGCTCGGCGACCCCACGGCCGCCCCCCTCCTCGCGCCGCTCGTCCGTGACGGTCGCCAGGTCGAGGTCGACGACGAAGCCGAGGGGCTCCTCGTCACGATCGGCGAGCTCGCCCACGAGGCCCGCGAGCTGCTCGGCGAGGTCGAGACGAAACAGTCGGGCGGCAAGCCCCCGCGCCGCTGA